In one Mastacembelus armatus chromosome 19, fMasArm1.2, whole genome shotgun sequence genomic region, the following are encoded:
- the slc16a3b gene encoding monocarboxylate transporter 4, whose translation MGGAVVDDGPTGVKAPDGGWGWAVLVGCFIITGFSYAFPKAVSVFFKELIREFDIGYSDTAWISSILLAMLYGTGPLCSVLVNKFGCRPVMMVGGLFASLGMILASFATSIIHIYLCTGVITGLGLALNFQPSLIMLNRYFSEKRPLANGLAAAGSPVALCCLSPLGQVLQYLYGWRGGFLILGGMLLNCCACGALMRPLVPPKKPQDLEQSSLAAEEEKKPQPKKKLLDFSVFKDRGFVIYTVAASIMVLGLFVPPVFVVNYAKGLGYEDTKSALLLTILGFVDMFARPASGLIAGLKCVRPRSVYLFSFAMLFNGCTDLIGSQASDYGGLVVFCIFFGISYGMVGALQFEVLMAIVGTEKFSSAIGLVLLMEAIAVLVGPPGAGRLLDVTHQYMYVFLLAGCEVTISAIVIALGNFLCINKKQEDPEAKMEMAVAASEKEVLSCQEKEDEEEPKGKENGKLSAAKGGEESIEDSTETSL comes from the exons ATGGGAGGAGCAGTGGTGGATGACGGGCCAACTGGGGTGAAGGCACCAGATGGTGGCTGGGGCTGGGCAGTGCTGGTTGGCTGCTTCATCATCACTGGTTTTTCCTATGCCTTCCCCAAGGCTGTCAGCGTCTTCTTCAAGGAGCTGATCCGAGAGTTTGACATAGGCTACAGCGACACTGCCTGGATCTCATCGATACTGCTCGCCATGCTGTATGGCACAG GCCCCCTGTGTAGTGTGCTGGTTAACAAGTTTGGCTGTCGACCGGTGATGATGGTGGGAGGACTCTTTGCCTCACTGGGAATGATTCTGGCCTCCTTTGCCACCAGCATCATACACATCTACCTCTGCACTGGAGTTATTACAG GTCTGGGTCTGGCCTTGAACTTCCAGCCCTCTCTCATTATGCTGAATCGCTACTTCAGTGAGAAACGTCCTCTAGCCAATGGCTTGGCGGCAGCAGGCAGCCCTGTGGCGCTGTGCTGTCTCTCCCCACTGGGACAGGTTCTCCAGTACCTGTATGGCTGGAGGGGGGGGTTCCTCATTCTGGGAGGCATGCTGCTCAATTGCTGTGCCTGTGGTGCCCTTATGAGGCCCCTGGTACCCCCTAAGAAACCCCAGGATCTGGAGCAGAGTAGCCTTGCAgctgaagaggagaagaagccCCAGCCAAAGAAGAAACTTTTGGATTTCAGTGTGTTCAAAGACAGAGGCTTTGTCATCTACACCGTTGCAGCATCTATTATGGTACTGGGCTTGTTTGTGCCGCCTGTTTTTGTGGTCAACTATGCTAAGGGCCTCGGATATGAGGACACCAAGTCAGCACTGCTGCTTACCATtttgggatttgttgacatGTTTGCTCGGCCTGCATCAGGACTGATAGCAGGCTTAAAGTGTGTACGGCCGAGAAGTGTCTACCTGTTCAGCTTTGCTATGCTCTTCAATGGATGCACCGACCTCATAGGATCACAG GCAAGTGACTATGGAGGCCTGGTAGTCTTCTGTATCTTCTTTGGCATATCATATGGCATGGTGGGAGCACTACAGTTCGAGGTCCTCATGGCGATCGTAGGGACAGAGAAGTTCTCCAGTGCCATCGGCCTGGTGCTGCTGATGGAAGCCATTGCTGTACTAGTAGGACCTCCTGGAGCAG GTCGCCTCTTGGACGTCACCCATCAGTACATGTATGTCTTCCTGTTGGCGGGTTGTGAAGTTACGATCTCAGCCATTGTCATTGCCTTGGGTAACTTCCTTTGCATTAACAAGAAACAGGAAGATCCAGAGGCTAAGATGGAGATGGCTGTGGCAGCTTCAGAGAAGGAGGTGCTGAGCTGTCAGgagaaagaagatgaagaggagcCAAAGGGAAAAGAGAATGGAAAGCTTAGTGCTGCaaaaggaggggaggagagTATAGAAGACAGCACTGAGACTTCATTATAA